CTCGGCATCGTGGTGTTCTGGTACGTATGGCGCGATACCAACACACGCATCCTGATCGTTTCCATCCTGCATGCCGTATTGATGGCGGCGACGGCTTTGGCGATCCAGCGCGACCGTCCGCGCAACCGGCCCGCCTATCCGTACCTGTTCGCCCTGGCCGTGGCATGGTTCGAAGCGATAGGCCACGCGGTGCGCGGCCTGGTCTATGGCGTTCGCTGGGAGGTCATGCCTACGCTGGCCATCGATACGCCGCTGCATCTTGTGTTCCTGTCCATCGGGGTACTGGTCGTGCCCAGCCTGAGCCTGGGCATGGTGATGATGGTGCACGACCGCATGCTGCAGGAGCGGGAAAGCGAAGCCAACACGGATTCCCTGACCGGCATGCTGGCGCGCAAGGCGTGGTGGATGCTGGCCGAGAAGACGCTGGCGCGCGCCGTCAGGTCGGACCAGCGGCTCTCCCTGCTGATGCTGGATATCGATCGCTTCAAGGATATCAACGACACCTACGGGCACGCGCTGGGCGATGCGGTGCTCAGGCATTTCGGCCAGCTTGCCGCTACGGCGATGCGGCGGGAAGACATCATCGGGCGGCTGGGCGGGGAGGAGTTCGCGGCGCTTTTCCCGGATACGCGCATCGACGCGGCGGCCTTTGCCACGAATCGCCTGCTGGAGGCCGTCCGCGCCACGCCTTGTGCCCATGACGGGGGAGAAATCTTCTATAGCTTCAGCGGCGGACTGGTGGAATGGGAC
Above is a genomic segment from Bordetella genomosp. 11 containing:
- a CDS encoding GGDEF domain-containing protein produces the protein MSPSVGLLILTALANCLMLAVLGSLARSGIRGIREAIRGASLVFVSLIGFAAQPVLPPLLGIVAANLLMGSGIAYFYAAVLSFFGRPVPYRLLAAAVGATTLGIVVFWYVWRDTNTRILIVSILHAVLMAATALAIQRDRPRNRPAYPYLFALAVAWFEAIGHAVRGLVYGVRWEVMPTLAIDTPLHLVFLSIGVLVVPSLSLGMVMMVHDRMLQERESEANTDSLTGMLARKAWWMLAEKTLARAVRSDQRLSLLMLDIDRFKDINDTYGHALGDAVLRHFGQLAATAMRREDIIGRLGGEEFAALFPDTRIDAAAFATNRLLEAVRATPCAHDGGEIFYSFSGGLVEWDGEEPLDALVQRADRALYGAKLGGRDRVEVVR